The following proteins are encoded in a genomic region of Neomicrococcus aestuarii:
- a CDS encoding anti-sigma factor family protein: MSVFDRYRRWIDDYLDGELDTQHAESFKRHLETCGSCQADFAQKRRLKQRLQPKQQSQTAVPQSLQSKLLAAKTMAPEHHYDWVEPHRQSRAFAPIMACMTALVLLTGALFAAWSVGGSSPDAQAALPQETDSWSNSPRELSTTDIASLRREGWNLASLDYVGLRFDSAHARAVGDTFEVVMNFVRDATPTSAAAAVSVTEQRSRETALESASLEAADRPGSRVASADEDPHPLRIMRTLDVPAAHYQVDVTLADGSTSSQGSSVNSEAAALASRVLDRIKTTDQARLQFVEGGTDPWDRVVDGLRRLVGVS; encoded by the coding sequence GTGAGCGTCTTCGACCGCTACCGGCGGTGGATTGATGATTACCTCGACGGCGAGCTGGACACCCAGCACGCCGAGAGTTTTAAGCGCCATCTGGAAACGTGTGGCTCGTGCCAAGCGGATTTCGCGCAGAAGCGCCGTCTCAAGCAGCGCTTGCAACCTAAGCAGCAGTCGCAGACGGCTGTGCCGCAGTCCCTGCAGTCCAAGCTCTTGGCCGCTAAGACCATGGCGCCGGAGCATCACTACGATTGGGTTGAGCCGCACCGCCAATCCCGTGCGTTTGCACCCATCATGGCGTGCATGACGGCGCTCGTGCTCCTAACGGGCGCTCTGTTTGCGGCGTGGAGCGTGGGCGGTTCTTCCCCCGACGCGCAGGCCGCTTTGCCCCAAGAGACGGATTCGTGGAGTAATTCTCCGCGCGAACTCTCCACCACGGACATCGCAAGCTTGCGCCGCGAGGGCTGGAACTTGGCGAGCTTGGATTATGTGGGGTTGCGTTTTGATTCCGCGCACGCGCGAGCGGTGGGGGACACCTTCGAAGTGGTCATGAACTTTGTCCGCGATGCCACCCCGACCAGCGCCGCCGCTGCCGTGAGCGTGACTGAGCAGCGAAGCCGTGAGACCGCCCTGGAGAGCGCCTCTCTTGAAGCTGCGGATCGTCCAGGTTCCCGCGTGGCGAGTGCGGATGAGGATCCTCATCCGTTGCGCATCATGCGCACGTTGGACGTGCCGGCCGCCCACTATCAAGTGGATGTGACGCTGGCTGACGGTTCCACGAGCTCGCAAGGGAGTTCCGTCAACAGCGAAGCTGCGGCGTTGGCCTCCCGTGTTCTTGATCGCATCAAGACCACAGATCAGGCGCGATTGCAGTTTGTGGAGGGGGGCACGGACCCGTGGGATCGCGTGGTCGACGGTCTTCGACGCCTTGTGGGCGTCTCGTGA
- a CDS encoding sec-independent translocase, translating into MLGINGGEFIVLAILAVLILGPEKLPEYAQQLGRLVRELRRMATGAKEQLREEVGDEIADLDWRKLDPRQYDPRKIIRDALLDDFDDAINAAKEPLADSSSRDQSQRALTAGSTIKDDDAAPVPQLAAGERAPFDTEAT; encoded by the coding sequence GTGCTTGGAATTAATGGTGGCGAGTTTATTGTCCTTGCCATTCTTGCTGTGCTCATTTTGGGGCCGGAAAAGTTGCCCGAATATGCGCAGCAGCTGGGCCGCTTGGTGCGCGAATTGCGCCGGATGGCCACGGGCGCTAAGGAACAGTTGCGTGAAGAGGTGGGCGACGAGATCGCCGACCTCGATTGGCGCAAGCTAGATCCCCGCCAGTATGACCCTCGCAAGATTATTCGCGATGCGTTGCTGGATGATTTTGATGACGCTATCAATGCCGCGAAAGAGCCGCTGGCAGATTCGTCGTCCCGTGATCAGTCCCAGCGTGCGCTCACCGCTGGTAGCACCATTAAGGACGACGACGCAGCCCCGGTTCCGCAGTTAGCTGCCGGAGAGCGCGCCCCCTTTGATACCGAAGCAACGTAG
- a CDS encoding Mrp/NBP35 family ATP-binding protein: MTELENAVSAALAHVQDPEIRRPITDLGMVKSVVENPAGDTPGLVEVSVLLTIAGCPLSTTIENDVRLAALSVPEVTNVSVNVGVMTPEQRAELIGSLKRRTIPFADPQSLTRVIGVASGKGGVGKSTVTVNLAAALAAQGFKVGVVDADVHGFSVPALMGLSDTKPTRVGELILPPVAYGVKVISIGMFLDESRPIMWRGPMLHRALEQFLTDVHFGDLDFLLLDLPPGTGDIAISAAQLLPGSELVIVTTPQGAAADVARRAGEATTQTGQKVIGVIENMSWMELPDGSRVSPFGEGGGRQVAEQLGVELLGSIPLESGVRAGGDEGQPIVVSDSTAPAAVALAALAEKIAVVPRGLSGRRLGVQPR; the protein is encoded by the coding sequence GTGACGGAATTAGAGAACGCGGTCAGCGCGGCATTAGCTCACGTGCAGGATCCGGAAATCCGCCGACCCATTACGGATCTTGGAATGGTCAAGTCCGTGGTGGAGAACCCGGCTGGGGATACCCCTGGGCTCGTGGAGGTCTCAGTCCTGTTGACTATTGCGGGATGCCCGCTGAGCACGACCATCGAGAACGATGTGCGCTTGGCTGCTCTGTCCGTCCCTGAGGTGACGAACGTGAGCGTGAACGTGGGCGTCATGACGCCTGAGCAGCGCGCCGAGCTGATCGGTTCCTTGAAGCGCCGGACGATTCCCTTTGCCGACCCTCAATCGCTGACCCGCGTGATCGGTGTTGCCTCCGGCAAGGGCGGAGTGGGAAAGTCCACCGTAACCGTGAATCTGGCAGCGGCGCTGGCCGCGCAGGGTTTCAAGGTGGGCGTGGTGGACGCGGACGTCCACGGCTTCTCCGTGCCCGCGCTCATGGGACTCAGCGATACCAAGCCCACTCGCGTAGGCGAGTTGATCCTTCCGCCGGTCGCTTACGGTGTGAAGGTGATTTCCATTGGCATGTTCCTCGATGAATCTCGACCCATCATGTGGCGTGGGCCCATGTTGCACCGTGCGCTCGAACAATTTTTGACCGACGTGCACTTTGGGGATCTGGACTTCTTGCTCCTAGATCTGCCCCCTGGCACCGGCGACATCGCCATTTCTGCCGCTCAGCTCCTGCCCGGCTCCGAGCTGGTCATTGTCACCACCCCGCAAGGCGCTGCCGCCGATGTAGCGCGGCGTGCGGGCGAAGCCACCACGCAGACCGGCCAAAAGGTTATCGGCGTGATCGAGAATATGAGCTGGATGGAACTCCCGGATGGAAGCCGTGTCTCGCCGTTTGGCGAGGGCGGTGGGCGCCAGGTTGCCGAACAGTTGGGGGTGGAGCTCTTAGGCTCAATTCCGCTGGAGTCCGGGGTTCGAGCAGGCGGCGATGAGGGCCAACCAATAGTAGTGAGCGATTCAACCGCACCGGCGGCAGTGGCACTTGCGGCACTAGCCGAGAAAATTGCAGTGGTTCCCCGAGGCCTCAGCGGTCGTCGCCTCGGCGTGCAACCGCGTTAG
- a CDS encoding DUF1003 domain-containing protein, with amino-acid sequence MKAKERFLPRFSPNPDAFGSATEKFARFMGTPSFLVWMTIFCIVWIIWNTVMPEPVRFDSAALGFTALTLMLSLQASYAAPLLLLAQNRQDDRDRVSVAEDRQRAERNLSDTEYLTRELAALRIALRDVATRDYVRSELRSVLEELIETSDGEEIRLRSKSKKKDRDPQTTTIKQVKPKKKESKPENDDAAQLPEAASTSEGVQNDVVKTEVDKNEGDAV; translated from the coding sequence ATGAAGGCGAAGGAGCGTTTCCTTCCGCGCTTCTCCCCCAACCCGGACGCGTTTGGCAGCGCTACGGAAAAGTTTGCGCGCTTCATGGGCACCCCGTCCTTCTTGGTTTGGATGACCATCTTTTGCATCGTCTGGATCATCTGGAACACGGTCATGCCGGAGCCTGTTCGCTTCGACTCCGCCGCTCTGGGCTTCACGGCGTTGACGCTGATGTTGTCCTTGCAGGCTTCCTACGCCGCTCCGCTCTTGCTGTTGGCGCAGAACCGTCAGGATGACCGCGACCGCGTTTCCGTGGCCGAGGATCGCCAGCGTGCCGAGCGCAACCTCTCCGACACCGAGTATTTGACTCGCGAGCTTGCTGCCTTGCGCATTGCCTTGCGCGACGTGGCCACTCGTGACTACGTACGTTCCGAGCTCCGCAGCGTTCTCGAGGAACTCATCGAGACCAGCGACGGCGAGGAAATTCGCTTGCGCAGTAAGTCGAAGAAGAAGGATCGCGACCCGCAGACCACCACTATCAAGCAAGTTAAGCCCAAAAAGAAGGAATCAAAGCCGGAGAACGACGACGCAGCTCAGCTCCCCGAGGCCGCTTCCACCTCCGAAGGGGTCCAGAATGATGTGGTCAAGACTGAGGTAGATAAGAACGAAGGGGACGCTGTATAG
- a CDS encoding magnesium transporter MgtE N-terminal domain-containing protein: protein MNMPKVFVARLLGLDVFDPLGDRLGRMRDAVVVDRGPSKPAQCVGLLVEVPGKKRVFVPMTRVQSIDSVQIICSGLVNLRRFQQRGVETLVAAELFDRQVTFRDGSGAGIVEDIGLERQRSGDWVLSDFYVRRGDPSAFGFRALRRGERILASWDETSAQGHSNPQGATNFIEAHEEMKAADFADALHEMSDKRRVEVAQELQDDRLADILQELPDEEQVQILESLEIERAADVLEEMDPDDAADLLAELPEHQQEALLELMEPEEAEDVRRLLEYEENTAGSMMTPVPIILPPEATVAEALAYVRREEVSPALASSVYVCRPPLETPTGKYLGVVHTQALLRWPPPEALGKIVDKDLEPISDQADVSEVARMLATYNLTAAPVVSQDGRLVGAVTVDDVLDHLLPDDWRTRDDDDVERPKKKASSQLPRLNPLNAKKGGARRG from the coding sequence ATGAATATGCCCAAAGTCTTCGTCGCGCGCCTTCTGGGCCTCGACGTATTTGATCCCCTGGGAGATCGACTGGGCCGCATGCGAGACGCGGTCGTTGTTGATCGTGGCCCCAGTAAACCTGCCCAGTGCGTTGGCCTGTTGGTGGAAGTTCCGGGAAAGAAGCGCGTTTTCGTGCCGATGACTCGCGTGCAATCAATTGATTCTGTCCAGATCATTTGCTCTGGACTGGTCAATTTGCGCCGCTTCCAACAGCGCGGCGTGGAAACTCTTGTGGCCGCCGAGCTTTTTGACCGTCAAGTCACCTTCCGGGACGGCTCCGGCGCCGGCATTGTTGAAGACATCGGCTTGGAGCGCCAGCGCAGTGGCGACTGGGTGCTCTCTGACTTCTACGTGCGCCGTGGAGACCCTTCCGCTTTCGGTTTCAGGGCCTTGCGCCGTGGTGAACGAATTCTTGCGTCGTGGGATGAAACTTCGGCTCAAGGCCATTCGAATCCTCAAGGTGCCACGAACTTCATTGAGGCCCACGAAGAGATGAAGGCCGCCGACTTCGCTGATGCGCTCCACGAGATGAGCGATAAGCGACGTGTTGAGGTGGCTCAAGAGCTTCAAGATGATCGTTTGGCTGACATTCTTCAAGAGTTGCCGGACGAAGAACAGGTCCAGATTCTTGAATCCCTCGAGATTGAGCGTGCAGCTGACGTGCTCGAAGAGATGGACCCGGATGACGCGGCTGACCTCTTGGCGGAGCTCCCGGAGCACCAGCAGGAAGCGCTGTTGGAATTGATGGAGCCCGAAGAGGCTGAAGACGTCCGCCGTCTGCTCGAGTATGAGGAAAATACGGCGGGTTCCATGATGACTCCCGTGCCCATTATCTTGCCTCCCGAAGCCACCGTTGCAGAGGCGCTTGCCTATGTGCGCCGCGAAGAAGTTAGCCCCGCGCTCGCCTCTTCCGTGTACGTGTGCCGTCCGCCGTTGGAAACTCCCACGGGCAAGTACCTTGGCGTAGTTCACACCCAGGCGCTCTTGCGCTGGCCCCCACCAGAGGCTCTGGGCAAGATCGTCGATAAGGATCTTGAACCTATTAGCGACCAAGCCGATGTCAGCGAAGTCGCGCGCATGCTCGCTACCTACAACCTGACCGCCGCTCCCGTGGTGAGCCAAGACGGTCGCCTCGTAGGAGCGGTCACCGTCGATGACGTGCTGGATCATTTGTTGCCGGACGATTGGCGTACGCGCGATGATGACGACGTTGAACGCCCGAAGAAGAAAGCGTCCAGCCAGCTTCCACGTTTGAATCCGCTCAACGCTAAGAAGGGAGGGGCACGCCGTGGCTGA
- a CDS encoding general stress protein, translated as MSTPYGAPVSALLDSGLPKGDLLGRFESYLDAQKLVDFLADNNFPVANVSIVGNDLKMVERVTAKLSYPKVALSGAAQGALFGAFVGIILSMFGTGDIFQVITSVVLGMAIWMIFGVITYSMRGGKRDFASSQQVLATSYDVVVGFEHAQAARALAAKLPMRGNFAAQGGGFAGQQPVNPPQFGTQPTASAPTQPAAAGTSEQQTGASPRSAEAPTQTPDQTARTSYSDLPDGRPQYGIRVDPAQQTPSRVQEPAASPESSDPSSKDEPEKQ; from the coding sequence ATGTCTACTCCTTATGGCGCTCCTGTATCCGCTCTGCTTGATTCTGGTTTGCCGAAAGGCGATTTGCTGGGACGGTTCGAGTCCTACCTCGATGCGCAGAAGCTCGTTGATTTCCTCGCGGATAACAACTTTCCTGTGGCAAACGTCTCGATCGTGGGCAACGATTTGAAGATGGTGGAGCGCGTGACCGCGAAGCTGTCCTACCCGAAAGTTGCCCTCTCTGGTGCAGCTCAAGGAGCGCTCTTCGGGGCGTTCGTGGGCATCATCCTCTCGATGTTTGGGACCGGAGACATTTTCCAGGTCATCACCTCCGTGGTGCTGGGCATGGCGATCTGGATGATCTTCGGAGTGATCACCTATTCGATGCGCGGTGGTAAGCGCGATTTCGCGTCGTCACAGCAAGTGCTTGCAACCTCTTATGACGTGGTGGTGGGCTTTGAACACGCGCAAGCGGCGCGCGCGCTCGCTGCGAAGCTTCCGATGCGCGGCAACTTTGCCGCTCAGGGCGGAGGATTCGCAGGCCAGCAACCAGTGAACCCACCACAGTTCGGCACCCAGCCCACGGCCAGCGCTCCTACGCAGCCCGCCGCGGCTGGAACTTCGGAACAGCAAACAGGTGCGTCGCCACGATCAGCTGAGGCACCAACCCAAACACCTGACCAGACGGCTCGCACGAGCTATTCGGATCTTCCCGATGGCCGCCCGCAGTATGGCATTCGGGTTGATCCTGCTCAGCAGACTCCTTCGAGAGTTCAAGAACCAGCAGCTTCGCCGGAGTCTTCGGATCCGTCATCGAAAGACGAACCAGAAAAGCAGTAA
- a CDS encoding aminopeptidase P family protein, whose product MNTAADPQSSSDSSSDAQPLAERVENRSQRPSSSAFKEFMASQWAPASTDVAGLDASAPFAAQRRSALSAIFPEDRLVIPAGPLKVRSNDTDYRFRPHSAFAHLTGLGLDHEPEAVLVLEPVAAGTGDSGSNHMATLYFRPMAGRDSEEFYSNSRTGEFWIGRRPTLEEFQARLGLPTLHMDLHLEDAITQDAGPKEFGGKRIRLMRDVDLTCDALVDTSRINTNVDLEESDGFDAQLAEAVSELRLIKDEWEVEQMRSAVEATINGFHSVVKALPRAVEHKRGERVVETAFFAHAREEGNDLGYDTIAASGNNATVLHWIRNNGQVNTGDLILVDAGVEADSLYTADVTRTLPVNGTFSEVQRRVYQAVLDAADAAFAVAEPGAKFRDVHAAAVKVLAENLDQWGLLPVSLEVALSEEGQHHRRWMPHGTSHHLGLDVHDCAQAKKELYLDGVIQPGMIFTIEPGLYFKADDLAVPEEYRGIGVRIEDDVLITEDGNINLSESLPRSPDDVEKWMRGLLQP is encoded by the coding sequence ATGAACACTGCTGCCGATCCCCAATCATCTTCTGACTCCTCTTCTGACGCCCAGCCGCTTGCTGAGCGTGTGGAAAACCGCAGCCAACGCCCTTCATCCAGCGCTTTCAAAGAATTCATGGCCTCGCAGTGGGCGCCAGCGTCCACCGATGTTGCCGGATTGGACGCTTCAGCGCCTTTCGCAGCTCAGCGACGCTCAGCGCTCTCGGCCATCTTCCCCGAGGATCGTCTTGTCATTCCCGCTGGCCCGCTCAAGGTCCGCTCGAACGATACGGACTACCGGTTCCGCCCCCATTCAGCCTTCGCACATTTGACCGGTCTGGGCCTCGATCACGAACCAGAAGCCGTCCTAGTCCTGGAACCTGTTGCCGCTGGCACGGGCGATTCGGGCAGCAACCACATGGCTACCTTGTACTTCCGCCCCATGGCCGGCCGTGACAGCGAAGAGTTCTACTCCAACTCCCGAACCGGAGAGTTCTGGATTGGCCGCCGTCCCACCCTCGAAGAGTTCCAGGCACGTCTTGGACTACCAACGCTTCATATGGATCTTCACCTCGAAGACGCCATCACGCAAGATGCCGGCCCCAAGGAATTCGGTGGCAAGCGCATTCGCTTGATGCGTGACGTGGACCTGACGTGCGATGCCCTCGTGGACACCTCCCGCATCAACACGAACGTTGATTTGGAAGAGTCAGATGGTTTCGATGCCCAGCTGGCCGAGGCCGTCTCCGAACTTCGCCTGATCAAGGATGAATGGGAAGTAGAGCAGATGCGTTCGGCCGTGGAGGCCACCATCAACGGCTTCCATTCCGTAGTCAAGGCGCTCCCCCGAGCCGTCGAACACAAGCGCGGCGAGCGCGTGGTGGAAACCGCGTTCTTCGCCCACGCTCGCGAAGAAGGCAACGATCTTGGCTATGACACCATTGCAGCCTCCGGCAACAACGCCACGGTTCTTCACTGGATCCGCAACAACGGTCAGGTAAACACGGGAGATCTCATCCTCGTGGACGCCGGAGTTGAGGCTGATTCGCTCTACACCGCCGACGTCACGCGTACGCTTCCAGTCAACGGAACATTCTCCGAGGTTCAGCGCCGTGTGTATCAGGCCGTGCTTGACGCTGCAGATGCCGCGTTCGCTGTGGCAGAGCCAGGCGCGAAATTCCGCGATGTCCACGCGGCCGCCGTTAAGGTGCTCGCCGAGAACCTAGACCAGTGGGGATTGCTTCCGGTATCGCTCGAGGTTGCTTTGTCCGAGGAAGGTCAGCACCACCGCCGGTGGATGCCGCACGGTACCAGCCACCACTTGGGTCTCGACGTCCACGACTGCGCCCAGGCAAAGAAGGAGCTTTACCTGGACGGCGTCATCCAGCCTGGCATGATCTTCACCATTGAGCCGGGCCTGTACTTCAAGGCTGACGATCTCGCCGTGCCTGAGGAGTACCGTGGAATCGGTGTGCGCATTGAGGACGACGTCCTGATCACCGAAGACGGCAACATCAACCTCTCCGAGTCGCTTCCTCGCAGCCCTGACGACGTTGAAAAGTGGATGCGCGGATTGCTTCAGCCATAG
- a CDS encoding PHP domain-containing protein, which produces MLIDLHTHSFVSDGTESPEVLVRSAAEQGVDVVALTDHDQTSGWQEAAETALEVGIGLVPGIEISCRTDNHISVHLLAYLHDPLNEALLAEINKARDARVTRAQRMVEMLSEDYPISWELVLEHSHRDATIGRPHIADALVAIGAVENRSEAFERILIPGSKYYVGHYAMDPVTAVELVKQANGVPVFAHPLAAARGRVVQDQVFHDMIDAGLAGLEVFHRDNPAHAQQRLLEMAQKERLIVTGSSDYHGAGKPNRLGENSTARDQLERILELGTGSHSVGIR; this is translated from the coding sequence ATGCTAATTGACCTACATACCCACTCTTTCGTCTCAGACGGCACCGAATCCCCAGAGGTGCTCGTGCGGTCGGCTGCGGAGCAGGGTGTGGACGTCGTGGCGCTGACGGATCATGACCAAACGTCCGGTTGGCAAGAGGCGGCCGAGACGGCCCTAGAAGTGGGAATCGGACTGGTTCCGGGCATCGAAATTTCGTGCCGCACTGACAACCACATTTCGGTGCATTTGTTGGCCTACTTGCATGATCCGCTCAATGAGGCGCTCTTGGCCGAGATCAACAAAGCCCGCGATGCCCGCGTGACGCGCGCTCAGCGCATGGTTGAGATGTTGTCAGAGGACTACCCCATCTCGTGGGAGCTTGTGCTCGAACACTCCCACCGCGACGCCACTATTGGCCGCCCGCACATCGCGGACGCGCTTGTTGCCATTGGTGCGGTAGAGAACAGGTCTGAGGCATTCGAGAGAATCTTGATTCCGGGCTCGAAATACTATGTGGGTCACTACGCGATGGATCCGGTGACAGCGGTTGAGCTCGTCAAGCAAGCAAACGGCGTGCCGGTTTTCGCGCATCCTCTCGCAGCAGCGCGCGGGCGAGTGGTTCAGGACCAGGTTTTTCACGACATGATCGATGCCGGACTCGCCGGTTTGGAAGTCTTCCATCGCGACAATCCTGCGCACGCGCAACAACGACTGTTGGAGATGGCGCAGAAAGAGCGCCTCATCGTCACCGGTTCAAGTGATTATCACGGCGCCGGAAAGCCCAACCGCCTCGGCGAAAACTCCACCGCGAGGGATCAGTTAGAGCGCATCCTCGAGCTCGGGACCGGAAGTCACAGCGTCGGGATTCGCTAG
- a CDS encoding DNA-methyltransferase codes for MTAHVDTADSPAESPVQLIIHGDNADVLSQLPDEFAQVIYVDPPFNTGRAQVRQEVKTVRAAPGEGDRRGFKGKDYATVLGALHRYDDAFADYWEFLEPRMREAWRLLSPTGTLYVHLDYREAHYVKVMLDMIFGRECFLNEIIWAYDYGARSKSRWPTKHDTILVYVKDPKNYHFDASAVDREPYMAPGLVTPEKAALGKLPTDVWWHTIVSPTGKEKTGYPTQKPLGILRRILSASSRPGDIVLDFFAGSGTTGAAAAELGRGFVLLDQNPAAISVMTARIPSATVMMAGDYDDASLRAAVGEALSGDGLANPDAVTSGPELEDAL; via the coding sequence GTGACAGCGCATGTGGATACGGCGGACTCCCCTGCGGAGTCGCCCGTCCAGCTGATTATCCACGGCGATAACGCGGACGTTTTATCTCAGCTTCCGGATGAATTCGCGCAGGTCATTTACGTTGATCCGCCGTTCAATACGGGGCGCGCGCAAGTGCGTCAAGAAGTGAAGACCGTCCGCGCTGCGCCGGGCGAGGGTGATCGTCGTGGCTTCAAGGGCAAGGATTACGCCACGGTGTTGGGCGCTTTGCACCGCTACGACGACGCCTTCGCGGATTACTGGGAATTCCTGGAACCGCGCATGCGCGAGGCTTGGCGCCTCCTTTCCCCCACCGGCACCCTCTACGTGCATTTGGATTATCGGGAGGCGCACTACGTCAAGGTCATGCTGGACATGATTTTTGGGCGCGAGTGCTTCCTCAACGAGATCATTTGGGCCTATGACTACGGCGCACGTTCGAAGTCTCGCTGGCCTACGAAGCACGACACGATCCTGGTGTACGTCAAGGATCCAAAGAACTATCACTTCGACGCGAGCGCTGTGGATCGCGAACCGTACATGGCTCCTGGCCTGGTGACGCCGGAAAAGGCTGCGCTGGGCAAGCTGCCCACGGATGTGTGGTGGCACACGATTGTCTCCCCCACGGGCAAGGAAAAAACCGGTTACCCCACGCAAAAGCCGTTGGGAATTCTGCGGCGCATCCTTAGCGCGTCGTCGCGTCCTGGGGATATTGTGCTTGATTTCTTTGCGGGCTCCGGAACCACGGGTGCCGCGGCGGCGGAGTTGGGCCGCGGTTTTGTCCTGTTGGATCAGAACCCTGCCGCGATTTCCGTCATGACTGCGCGCATACCGTCCGCTACCGTGATGATGGCCGGGGATTACGACGACGCCAGCTTGCGCGCCGCCGTAGGCGAAGCTTTGTCTGGTGATGGGCTAGCGAATCCCGACGCTGTGACTTCCGGTCCCGAGCTCGAGGATGCGCTCTAA